From a single Streptomyces sp. NBC_01264 genomic region:
- a CDS encoding zinc ribbon domain-containing protein YjdM → MNENLPPCPKCSCAYTYEMNALVVCPECGHEWVPAESDAEGGADAGAQVVKDAVGNVLNDGDTVTVVKALKVKGSPSGIKAGTKVRNIRLIDGVDGHDIDCKIDGFGAMQLKSSVVKKA, encoded by the coding sequence GTGAACGAGAATCTTCCCCCTTGCCCCAAATGCTCCTGCGCGTACACCTACGAGATGAACGCGCTCGTGGTGTGCCCCGAGTGCGGTCACGAGTGGGTGCCCGCCGAGAGTGACGCCGAGGGCGGCGCGGACGCCGGTGCGCAGGTCGTGAAGGACGCCGTCGGGAACGTCCTGAACGACGGGGACACCGTGACCGTCGTGAAGGCGCTCAAGGTCAAGGGCAGCCCCTCGGGGATCAAGGCCGGTACCAAGGTGCGCAACATCCGGCTGATCGACGGGGTCGACGGGCACGACATCGACTGCAAGATCGACGGATTCGGGGCCATGCAGCTGAAGTCCAGCGTGGTCAAGAAGGCCTGA
- a CDS encoding M20/M25/M40 family metallo-hydrolase, with protein MSESGAGRTVSGEDEVVDLCRDLIRIDTSNYGDHSGPGERKAAEWVAEQLAEVGLEPQIFESHKGRASTVARIEGEDPSRPALLIHGHTDVVPANAADWTYDPFAGEIADGCVWGRGAVDMKDMDAMTLAVVRDRMRSGRKPPRDIVLAFLADEEAGGTFGARYLVDKHPDLFEGVTEAIGEVGGFSFTVNENLRLYLVETAQKGMHWMRLTVEGTAGHGSMTNNDNAITELCEAVGRLGRHTWPVRVTKTVRHFLDELSDALGTPLDPDDMDATLAKLGGIAKMVGATLRNSAAPTMLGAGYKVNVIPGQATAHVDGRFLPGYEEEFFADLDRILGPRVKREDVHADKALETGFDGKLVDAMQTALKAHDPIARAVPYMLSGGTDAKSFDDLGIRCFGFAPLQLPPELDFAGMFHGVDERVPVEGLKFGVRVLDRFIDES; from the coding sequence GTGAGCGAATCGGGCGCGGGCAGGACCGTCTCCGGCGAGGACGAGGTCGTCGACCTCTGCCGGGACCTCATCCGGATCGACACCAGCAACTACGGGGACCACTCCGGGCCCGGCGAGCGCAAGGCGGCCGAGTGGGTCGCCGAGCAGCTCGCCGAGGTCGGGCTGGAGCCGCAGATCTTCGAATCGCACAAGGGGCGCGCCTCGACCGTGGCGCGGATCGAGGGCGAGGACCCCTCGCGGCCGGCGCTGCTGATCCACGGGCATACCGACGTGGTCCCGGCCAATGCCGCCGACTGGACCTACGACCCCTTCGCGGGCGAGATCGCCGACGGCTGCGTGTGGGGCCGCGGCGCGGTCGACATGAAGGACATGGACGCGATGACGCTGGCCGTCGTACGCGACCGCATGCGCAGCGGGCGCAAGCCCCCGCGCGACATCGTGCTGGCCTTCCTCGCCGACGAGGAGGCGGGCGGCACCTTCGGCGCCCGCTACCTCGTCGACAAGCACCCCGACCTCTTCGAGGGGGTGACGGAGGCGATCGGCGAGGTCGGCGGCTTCTCCTTCACCGTGAACGAGAACCTGCGGCTGTACCTGGTGGAGACCGCCCAGAAGGGCATGCACTGGATGCGCCTGACGGTGGAGGGCACCGCCGGCCACGGTTCCATGACCAACAACGACAACGCCATCACGGAGCTCTGCGAGGCCGTGGGGCGCCTGGGCCGCCACACGTGGCCCGTACGGGTCACCAAGACCGTCCGGCACTTCCTGGACGAGCTCTCGGACGCGCTGGGCACCCCGCTCGACCCGGACGACATGGACGCCACCCTCGCCAAGCTCGGCGGCATCGCCAAGATGGTCGGCGCGACCCTGCGCAACTCCGCCGCCCCGACCATGCTCGGCGCCGGCTACAAGGTCAACGTCATCCCCGGCCAGGCCACCGCCCACGTGGACGGCCGTTTCCTGCCGGGCTACGAGGAGGAGTTCTTCGCCGACCTCGACCGGATCCTCGGGCCGCGCGTGAAGCGCGAGGACGTCCATGCGGACAAGGCCCTGGAGACGGGCTTCGACGGCAAGCTCGTGGACGCCATGCAGACCGCCCTGAAGGCGCACGACCCGATCGCCCGCGCGGTCCCGTACATGCTCTCCGGCGGTACGGACGCGAAGTCCTTCGACGACCTCGGCATCCGCTGCTTCGGCTTCGCCCCGCTCCAGCTTCCGCCGGAGCTGGACTTCGCCGGGATGTTCCACGGCGTGGACGAGCGGGTGCCGGTGGAGGGTCTGAAGTTCGGCGTCCGGGTGCTCGACCGGTTCATCGACGAGTCCTGA
- the chpH gene encoding chaplin ChpH, with the protein MFKKVAAAAAVTGGLVLAGAGMAVADAGAQGAAIGSPGVLSGNVVQVPVHVQGNVCGNTISVIGLLNPAFGNTCVNA; encoded by the coding sequence ATGTTCAAGAAGGTTGCCGCTGCTGCGGCTGTCACCGGTGGTCTGGTTCTCGCGGGTGCGGGTATGGCTGTCGCCGACGCGGGTGCCCAGGGTGCGGCCATCGGCTCCCCCGGCGTCCTGTCCGGCAACGTCGTCCAGGTTCCGGTCCACGTTCAGGGGAACGTCTGCGGCAACACGATCTCCGTGATCGGCCTGCTGAACCCGGCTTTCGGCAACACCTGCGTCAACGCCTGA
- a CDS encoding APC family permease, with protein sequence MPTGRSTTLTDPAGQAEIPTYKGQDRALRADRLGTAGLLLSVLAASAPLMVVAGVMPTTFGVMGIVGQPLLFVILGAVLALFSVGYAEMSRHVHNAGAFYAYIARGLGPTAGAGASFVALVAYSAMQVGVYGILGFEISGLFATYLDTELAWWIPALAAVVLTGALGWLKIDLNAKVLGVLLLIEVLLVVVFDVAALGKPGPEGLSLHAFNPETLTGAGLGTALCFCIAAFVGFEQSPVYAEETSRPHIVVSRVMFLAVGFVALFFALSAWALSVATGPGEVVKASAEAGPGLLFQLTESRLGTTFTDVLHVLFVTGMFAAMLSFHNVVSRYAFAMGREGLLPAAFGRTNAGTGAPATGSLLQTVISVVVVLAFALTDDTPAGDPTVPVLHLFTWMGSVGALGVTLLMATASFAVIAFFVRRGTAGAQVWRLGAAGLAGLALLAIAVYTVKDFGVLVGAAEGSALSWALPGIIGAAAVVGLAYGLFLRSGRPAVHARIGLGNEAFRLDQAAESADDAAPAPRG encoded by the coding sequence ATGCCGACGGGCAGATCCACCACGCTCACCGACCCGGCCGGCCAGGCCGAGATCCCCACGTACAAGGGCCAGGACCGCGCCCTGCGCGCCGACCGCCTCGGCACCGCGGGCCTGCTCCTCTCCGTGCTCGCCGCGAGCGCCCCCCTGATGGTCGTCGCGGGCGTCATGCCCACCACCTTCGGGGTCATGGGCATCGTCGGACAGCCCCTGCTGTTCGTGATCCTCGGCGCCGTCCTCGCCCTCTTCAGCGTCGGATACGCCGAGATGAGCCGGCACGTCCACAACGCCGGCGCCTTCTACGCCTACATCGCGCGCGGACTGGGCCCCACCGCGGGCGCCGGCGCCTCGTTCGTCGCCCTCGTCGCCTACAGCGCCATGCAGGTCGGCGTGTACGGCATCCTCGGCTTCGAGATCTCCGGCCTCTTCGCCACCTACCTCGACACCGAACTCGCCTGGTGGATACCGGCCCTGGCGGCCGTCGTCCTCACCGGCGCACTCGGCTGGCTGAAGATCGACCTCAACGCCAAGGTCCTCGGAGTCCTCCTGCTCATCGAGGTCCTCCTCGTCGTGGTCTTCGACGTCGCCGCCCTCGGCAAGCCCGGCCCGGAGGGCCTCTCCCTGCACGCCTTCAACCCCGAGACCCTCACCGGCGCGGGCCTCGGCACCGCCCTGTGCTTCTGCATCGCCGCCTTCGTCGGCTTCGAGCAGTCCCCGGTGTACGCCGAGGAGACCAGCAGGCCCCACATCGTCGTCTCCCGGGTGATGTTCCTCGCCGTCGGCTTCGTCGCCCTCTTCTTCGCCCTCAGCGCCTGGGCCCTCTCCGTCGCCACCGGCCCCGGCGAGGTGGTCAAGGCCTCCGCCGAGGCCGGCCCCGGCCTGCTCTTCCAGCTCACGGAGAGCCGCCTGGGCACGACCTTCACCGACGTCCTGCACGTCCTCTTCGTGACCGGCATGTTCGCGGCGATGCTCAGCTTCCACAACGTCGTCTCCCGCTACGCCTTCGCCATGGGCCGCGAGGGCCTGCTCCCGGCCGCCTTCGGCCGCACCAACGCGGGCACCGGCGCCCCCGCCACCGGCTCGCTGCTGCAGACCGTGATCTCCGTCGTGGTCGTCCTGGCCTTCGCCCTCACCGACGACACGCCGGCCGGCGACCCCACCGTGCCCGTCCTGCACCTGTTCACCTGGATGGGCAGCGTCGGCGCCCTCGGCGTGACCCTCCTCATGGCCACCGCCTCCTTCGCGGTCATCGCCTTCTTCGTCCGCCGCGGCACCGCCGGCGCCCAGGTCTGGCGGCTCGGCGCGGCGGGTCTCGCCGGCCTCGCCCTGCTCGCCATCGCCGTCTACACGGTCAAGGACTTCGGCGTCCTGGTCGGCGCCGCGGAGGGGTCCGCGCTGAGCTGGGCCCTGCCCGGCATCATCGGCGCCGCCGCGGTCGTGGGCCTGGCGTACGGGCTCTTCCTGCGCTCCGGCCGCCCCGCGGTGCACGCCCGCATCGGCCTGGGCAACGAGGCCTTCCGCCTCGACCAGGCGGCGGAGTCGGCCGACGACGCGGCCCCGGCCCCGCGCGGCTGA